Proteins encoded by one window of Taeniopygia guttata chromosome 1A, bTaeGut7.mat, whole genome shotgun sequence:
- the NPTXR gene encoding neuronal pentraxin receptor: MLAFLGAIICIIASVHPAGTAAPAAAAADNDSAAAALLPAADKGLGALHGPAEALASAGPRLPGGPPLFSRFVCTPLSTECPATGTGSAAGSAAGPEELLALRSAAAQLRRTALEQKERIRMDQETIRELTGKLSRCEGGLRSPPAAAPPAAAGLRAAPRPGTMGHPPDEPPAVRELEEAVRTLQDRIDRIEQELPARTNGSAPTAPALARDALHTKMEQLEEQLLSKILTLQKERQAASTDRSQQQHNIEKELNSLQNRVTELEHGPLGYSPPDAFKVTIPVQNNYMYARMKKSLPELYAFTICMWLKSKALAGIGTPFSYSVPSQANEIVLLEWGTNPLELLINDKVAQLPLSLKDKAWHHICVAWTTRDGKWSAYQDGEQRGAGENLASWHSIRPQGVIILGQEQDTLGGRFDATQAFVGELAQFGVWDHMLAPAEILALANCTSHLQGNVIQWDDQAVEVFGGASKAGFAACEEGRKA, encoded by the exons ATGCTGGCTTTCCTCGGGGCCATCATCTGCATCATCGCCAGCGTCCACCCGGCCGGcaccgccgcgcccgccgccgccgccgccgacAATGActcggccgccgccgccctcctGCCCGCCGCCGACAAGGGGCTGGGAGCGCTGCACGGCCCCGCCGAGGCTCTGGCCAGCGCCGGGCCGCGCCTGCCGGGGGGGCCGCCGCTCTTCAGCCGCTTCGTCTGCACCCCGCTGAGCACCGAGTGCCCGGccaccggcaccggcagcgccgccggcagcgccgccggccccgaggAGCTGCTGGCGCTGCGGAGCGCGGCGGCCCAGCTGCGCCGCACGGCGCTGGAGCAGAAGGAGCGGATCCGCATGGACCAGGAGACCATCCGGGAGCTCACCGGCAAGCTCAGCCGCTGCGAGGGCGGCCTGCGGAgcccccccgccgccgcgccccccgccgccgccgggctccgcgccgccccgcgccccggcaCCATGGGCCACCCTCCCGACGAGCCGCCCGCCGTGCGGGAGCTGGAAGAGGCTGTCCGCACCCTCCAGGACCGAATCGACCGGATAGAG CAGGAACTGCCAGCCCGCACCAATGGCTCAGCACCCACTGCCCCGGCACTTGCCCGTGATGCCCTCCACACCAagatggagcagctggaggagcagctcctttccAAGATCCTGACCCTGCAGAAGGAGCGCCAGGCTGCCAGCACTGAccgcagccagcagcagcacaacatCGAGAAGGAGCTGAACTCCCTCCAGAACCGGGTGACGGAGCTGGAGCACG GACCACTGGGCTACAGCCCTCCTGATGCCTTCAAGGTCACCATCCCAGTGCAGAACAACTACATGTATGCCCGCATGAAAAAAAGCCTGCCGGAGCTGTACGCCTTCACCATCTGCATGTGGCTGAAGTCCAAGGCCCTGGCAGGCATTGGCACCCCGTTCTCCTACTCTGTCCCGAGCCAAGCCAACGAGATCGTGCTGTTGGAGTGGGGCACTAAccccctggagctgctcatCAATGACAAG GTTGCCCAGCTGCCACTGAGTCTGAAGGACAAGGCCTGGCACCACATCTGCGTGGCATGGACCACCCGGGACGGCAAGTGGTCAGCGTACCAGGATGGTGAGCAGCGGGGTGCCGGTGAGAACCTGGCCTCCTGGCATTCCATCAGGCCCCAGGGTGTCATCATCCTGGGTCAGGAGCAG GACACCCTGGGGGGCCGCTTTGACGCGACACAGGCCTTCGTGGGAGAGCTGGCGCAGTTTGGCGTGTGGGACCACATGCTGGCGCCAGCAGAGATCCTGGCCTTGGCTAACTGCACCTCCCACCTCCAAGGGAATGTGATCCAGTGGGATGACCAGGCGGTGGAGGTCTTTGGAGGTGCCAGCAAGGCGGGCTTTGCCGCCTGcgaggaagggaggaaggcaTGA